The region AGTATCCATATATACCCTGAGGGGCCTGAGTGAGTGGCCAGGTTAGTCGTCAAAGCACCATCAGTTGCGAATTAGTGCTACCTGATAAAAAGTTGTTGTCTTAAACATGATGGCTTttgtgatatactccctccgtcccaaaataagtgactcaaaagtgagtcaactttgtactaaagttagtataaagtttagtcatttttgagtcacttattttgggacggagggagtataaaatagtgGTTCGGTAATACCCTAACCTAAAATACTTAGTAGTATGGTTTTGTGTAATTTACTCGTTACAAATATGGGAAACACTTACTATCACCCGGCGGACCACCGGGCCACGTCCAACACCTTCCAACATGAGTCCGCCACCTTCCCTACATGACACGCGTCCAAGTGAGGGACCTCATACCATCCTTCAATGAACTCGCTTCTGCACTAGAAGTTATGCTTCTGAAACATATGTGGTGCTGCAATGCTCTATGACGGGTCTACGTTTTGCAACAAAACTTCTCTTGCGAAatttttctgcaacaagacctcaGTTGCAAAAAATAAATTGCAATAAAACCTTAGTTGCAAAAAATGCAACAAAACCGTCGTTGCAAAAAAAATCGGCAACAAGACCCGTGTTGCAAAAAGATTTCTGCAACAAGATCTGTGTTGCAGTAGTAGAGGCACGTTCGGCCGTTTAGTGCGGTAAATTTGACAACTGGCAACCCGACTGATCTTTTAAGAATATCAGCCGGTGGACGCGTAGCATTGCCCCTGGGGATGCTACGTGTCGGCCGGCGAATTTTTTATAAAGTCCACCGTTTGCGAGCCATCCGATCTGACGCAGTCCCACGGCCGAGCGTGGTCCTCACTTTCTCAACAGGAATCGTGTTATGGGTATCCTTTTGCAACACGAGTCTTGTTGTAGAAACATTTGTAACAAAGATCGTGTTGCAGAATATTTTTTGAAACAGAGCTCTTGTTGCAGATTCATTTTTCTTTTTGCAACAGAGGTGTTATTGTGGAAGGAATTTGTGCAACACAAAGGATGTTACAAAATAAAATACAACAAAGATGATGTTACAGAATTGTTGCGGTAGTTGCTGACAGCACCGCCGCCGCTCGCGCGACCGGTTGTGGCCAGGGACGACATGGAGGAGGAGTCACAAGTGACCACGGTCCCTGAACCACCCCGATGTGGCGGGGGGAAGTGAGGTCGGGCGTGAGCGGGGCTCGCGCGGCTCATAGGGAGGTGGAGCTCGAAGGGTGGGGAGAGGAGAGGAGCAAGAGGGTGGTGGTCGAGCTACCGAAGCAGGCACAAAATAGGCCGGCCGTGGCacgcgagggagagaggagggccaGCGGTGGAGGATCTCACCGACAGTGGCGGGGTCACCGAACCTATGGTGTTGTCGTTAACTGGCTATAGCAGAGGCGAGAAGAAGATAAGGGCATCTCAAAGGCGGACCCGCAAACTGCCCTCGTCCGTCCGAACCGCTCTGTCCGGATGGCTGAAGCCATTTAATGCGTTCCTGTATTGGTCCGCGAGGTGGTCCAGACGCTTTTTCTCCTGCAAATTGGAGACAAAGTGGGTGAGATTTGCGGGAGCCCGGACACTCGACATGTAGGACTCCAAGACCCAGTCCACTCAATTCCCCCTCCCGGCCCCATTTCCTTCCACTCCGCCTCTTCTCCCCCTTACTTTGCATTCGCACCCTCCACGTCCGCCGCAGCGGATGTACGTCTTCGGACGCCGCAGAGGCATTGTCGGACGCCGCAGAGGCATTGTCGGACGCCCGCAACCAGCACCGACCTGCCCGCTCGCCTTTTACAACGGAGTTGTCCACCCTGGAGCCGTTTGTACCCAGATACACTCTGCCCCCTGTCAATGACCTTCATGGCGGACACCACGCCCGACAGGTGTTTggtcaaatgccattgagcttattttcaaatGATATGTCATTTTTTAGAGTACGGAGGATGgtgagttactccctccgttcctttttactccgcgtataacttttggtcaaagtcaaactacataaagtttgaccaaatttatattaaaaagtatgaacatctacaatatttAAACTATATgatatgaaaatacatttcatggtgcatctgaaaatgttgatttcatattgtgaatattAATagcttttaatataaagttagtcaaactatgcaaagcttgactttgaccaaaccttatatgcagactaaaaagaaacgaagggagtacttgacaatggaggatgagttgttgtgtgaTTCGTGGCTGGTCGTATCCACGGATTTCGTAGGCAGGAGCAGAGCGGATCCCTTCTGGGAGCAAGTGCATGAAAAGTTTCACGCACGAAAGCACATTGCGCCCTACGACATGTATATCACTCAACCACGCAATGTGAAGTCGTTGTCGTATCGCTGGCACGCTACCCACATCAGCGTCACCAAGTTTTGCGACATGGTTTGTCAGCTTgaggcaaggtggccattgcaTGCGACAGAGGACGAGATCGTAAGTTTTACTTCCTcttgctcaacttgttgattgattcATTCACCCAACATTGGTCTACACGTTATATGTAGCCCGCACGGGCTGTCATGATGTATCACAGGACAGAGGGACGGATAGTTACGTACACACACTGTTGGATGAAGCTGAAGGGGCAATATTTGTGGGATAACATGATCCGTTGATGAAAAACTTGTTGGATTTAATCTAATCGAATTTGAGACATTGTTGTACTAGACTTATTTGCATGTTACGTGTGGATGATTTGCGCTATTTTCTATCCAAATTTCGATGAATATCGGCCGGTTTTCATGAGTTTCGTTCGGTTAGTTAAAACACGGAATGTGGCGTCCTCCCGCATCCAGCCAGCTGATTAGAATCGTTTTCTGCAAATAAGAAATATGGCCTCCTCACAGAACCATGGGCTTCATTCCGGTTCGGGCTGAGACGTCTCCAATCCGACACGCCCTTAATCACGTCTGTATCCGCCAACTTAAACGCATTCGTGGTAGAGCATCACACTCACACAGCGCTGAAGACAAGCTCCCCATACTGACAGCCAGCAGTGCCCAGATTAATAAGCTCTATAAATGAAATTAGCCCTCATTTATGCAACTCCCCGTCACTTGCTCTATCCCGAGTTAGTGACACAAGAATATTTCCCTGTGCAGTCTTGTGCTAGCTGCCGTGTCTACCAGGAATGGCCGACGGCGTCCTTCCGGCAGCGCTGACAGTGGCGTTCCTGCTGCTCCTTGGAACAATCGGCGCCGCGCACGGTCAGCTCCAGATGGGGTTCTACTCCGACTCCTGCCCCGGCGCCGAGGACATGGTCACCGCCGCCGTCCAGGAGGCCGCCGCCTCGGACGCCACCATCCTCCCCGCCCTCGTCCGCCTCCAGTTCCACGACTGCTTCGTCAGAGTGAGCACAGATAGCTGGGCTGAATGGCCGATGCAGTTAGCCGTGTCGATGTCAGGGTAGCAGCTGCAGAGCCTGCAGTGAGTGATTCAAGTGCGTGACTGCTGCAGGGATGCGACGCGTCGGTGCTGATCACGAGCGCGGGCAACGCCGCGGAGGTGAACAACAACAAGCACCAGGGCCTCCGAGGCCTGGATGTGGTTGACCGCGCCAAGGCGGAGCTCGAGGAGCAGTGCCCCGGcgtcgtctcctgcgccgacatcaTCGCTCTCGCCGCACGCGACGCCATAGCCATGGTACGTCATGTTGACACGAGGTGTTCGACTCGTACCGCATGCACGCTGTGTTTGTCTGTAGTATTGTCGGGAACTCGTGATGCGCGGTGCCACTGACGATCGAGATGCTGCTTGTCTTTGTCTGACGCGCGCCATGGCAGACGAACGGGCCGTCGTTCGAGGTGCCGACGGGGCGGCGCGACGGGCTGTCGTCGAACGTACGCGACGCCGACGTGCTGCCGGACGTGAGTGACTCCATCCAGGTGCTCCGCTCCAAGTTCGCCGCCAGCGGCCTCAACGACCGCGACCTCGTTCTCCTCACAGGTACGTACCCCCACTTACTAGTACTCCGCGACATGCACGTCATACGCTGACACGCGACGGCGTCCTCCTCCGCGACATGCATATGCAGCGGCGCACACGATCGGCACCACGGCGTGCTTCTTCGTCAAGGATCGGCTCTACAGCTACCCACTGCCGGGCAGCCGCACGGGGTCGGACCCGTCGATCCCGGCGGCGTTCCTGTCGGAGCTCAAGGCCCGGTGCGCGCCCGGCGACTTCAACACGCGCGTGCCGCTGGACCGGGGCAGCCAGGGAACATTCGACGACTCCATCCTCCGCAACATCCGTGCGGGCCTCGTCCCCATCGCCTCCGACGCGGCGCTCGAGGCCAGCAACGCCACCGGCGCGCTCGTCGGCGCCTACCTCGGCGCGGGGTCCTCCAGCTTCGCGCAGGACTTTGTGGGCGCCATGATCAAGATGGGCACCATCGGCGCCATCACCGGCGACGCCGGCGAGATCAGGGACGTGTGCTCGGCGTTCAACACGAACTGATCGACGCGTCATTGCTATAAATCATACGAATGGTCGCATTCAAATTAGCACTGTAAATCTCTTGCGGAAACATGAATTC is a window of Triticum dicoccoides isolate Atlit2015 ecotype Zavitan chromosome 2B, WEW_v2.0, whole genome shotgun sequence DNA encoding:
- the LOC119364783 gene encoding peroxidase 43-like, whose product is MADGVLPAALTVAFLLLLGTIGAAHGQLQMGFYSDSCPGAEDMVTAAVQEAAASDATILPALVRLQFHDCFVRGCDASVLITSAGNAAEVNNNKHQGLRGLDVVDRAKAELEEQCPGVVSCADIIALAARDAIAMTNGPSFEVPTGRRDGLSSNVRDADVLPDVSDSIQVLRSKFAASGLNDRDLVLLTAAHTIGTTACFFVKDRLYSYPLPGSRTGSDPSIPAAFLSELKARCAPGDFNTRVPLDRGSQGTFDDSILRNIRAGLVPIASDAALEASNATGALVGAYLGAGSSSFAQDFVGAMIKMGTIGAITGDAGEIRDVCSAFNTN